The Pyrodictium delaneyi genome contains a region encoding:
- a CDS encoding V-type ATPase 116kDa subunit family protein, which produces MAATATLIAQSTSQTYIIIPRDRLAYALKALAECNCFHPEPEQHAAGSEFSARIRHIKNELDTLEQRLREMLKVAESTGLGEEQAVSEQVLRLSKTTDMGLSRVIEQLTTAIQDIEKLVERLAQLKSPESELATLLAVLETYSFIDVDIEALKRGSYIRAKVYRVPTDRTQAFLRDLETVGAIAGLHVSGIETNMDTVVVAYPAWLEAEVGKTALRNRATPLEIPEDMPRIPSEALKKVRKELDELPVVLKRHLPKLREALAVIDAAKSLLSLLEATKLTQLVAVVSGYVAPEKEPVLRRTLESLGAGYVGVMATPSMEGHHGHGEEELPPSYFTIPSKLTPFASLLEMAGHPRPREFVPLALLAVTLPIVYGFMFPDLGHGLALLLAGYYLFYKKMGNRDLGRLVMIFGVAAMAVGFFAGEFFGPHPAVAGWLDAIWHGHPPLASPLHPFVKEMAAGGLHGGEELAEEAKLLIFHAIYVSLAIGSLLLALSSWISVANGALLRDKEVLAAGIGKSLVFTGILIAIVIGGMVGSGGTAIERAGSVLYDAGLTLTPQTALGTLVRLMVTVGLLVLLASPILFGHGSTGERIVNGVMEAFDVLLMAIGNTASFMRIMGLMLAHSGLMFGFTILAFIAGPVLGAIAYILGNLLVIGLEALVAYAHSLRLHFYEMFSKFYMDGGRPYSPVRMPELVKLEIEKR; this is translated from the coding sequence GTGGCAGCCACAGCTACCCTAATAGCTCAGTCAACAAGCCAGACATACATAATTATACCGAGAGACCGGCTCGCCTACGCCCTAAAGGCTCTCGCTGAGTGTAACTGCTTCCACCCTGAGCCCGAGCAGCATGCTGCTGGCAGCGAGTTTTCTGCCAGGATTAGGCACATCAAGAACGAGCTAGACACGCTCGAGCAGCGGCTACGCGAAATGCTCAAGGTGGCGGAGTCAACTGGGCTAGGAGAGGAGCAGGCCGTCTCCGAGCAGGTTCTACGCCTCAGCAAGACAACAGACATGGGGCTATCAAGGGTAATAGAGCAGCTTACTACCGCGATACAAGACATAGAGAAGCTCGTAGAGAGGCTAGCCCAGCTTAAGAGCCCGGAGTCCGAGCTTGCAACACTCCTAGCTGTACTAGAGACCTATAGCTTCATAGACGTAGACATAGAGGCGCTCAAGAGGGGTAGCTATATCCGGGCTAAGGTCTACCGTGTACCGACTGACCGTACACAAGCATTCCTAAGAGACCTAGAAACGGTAGGCGCCATAGCAGGCCTACACGTCTCCGGCATAGAGACCAACATGGACACAGTGGTGGTAGCTTATCCTGCATGGCTGGAGGCAGAAGTCGGCAAAACCGCCCTACGCAACCGTGCCACGCCCCTAGAGATACCAGAGGATATGCCGCGAATACCTTCCGAGGCGCTAAAGAAGGTGCGGAAGGAGCTCGACGAGCTACCAGTAGTGTTGAAGAGGCATCTGCCGAAGCTGCGTGAAGCACTAGCTGTTATCGATGCTGCGAAGAGCCTTCTCAGCCTACTAGAAGCAACGAAGCTTACACAGCTAGTAGCAGTAGTCAGCGGCTACGTGGCTCCCGAGAAGGAGCCAGTACTTAGGAGGACCCTCGAATCACTAGGCGCAGGCTACGTAGGCGTAATGGCCACACCATCCATGGAGGGGCATCACGGCCACGGAGAGGAGGAGCTTCCACCCAGCTACTTCACGATACCCTCCAAGCTAACACCCTTTGCCAGCCTCTTAGAGATGGCTGGCCATCCACGGCCCCGCGAGTTCGTACCACTAGCATTGCTAGCTGTAACACTGCCCATCGTCTACGGCTTCATGTTCCCTGACCTAGGGCATGGCTTAGCGCTGTTGCTAGCAGGCTACTACCTCTTCTACAAGAAGATGGGCAACCGGGACCTAGGCAGACTAGTCATGATATTCGGCGTTGCCGCGATGGCTGTAGGCTTCTTCGCCGGCGAGTTCTTCGGCCCACACCCGGCTGTAGCTGGCTGGCTCGACGCTATATGGCATGGCCACCCGCCACTAGCTAGCCCACTCCATCCATTCGTCAAGGAAATGGCTGCCGGAGGGCTCCATGGCGGCGAGGAACTAGCAGAGGAAGCTAAGCTGCTCATATTCCACGCGATATACGTGTCGCTAGCGATAGGCTCTCTACTACTAGCACTATCATCATGGATATCCGTGGCTAATGGCGCACTACTGCGCGACAAAGAGGTACTAGCAGCTGGTATAGGTAAGTCCCTGGTGTTCACCGGCATACTGATAGCCATAGTTATAGGAGGGATGGTGGGCAGCGGCGGCACCGCCATAGAGAGAGCAGGCTCAGTACTCTATGATGCTGGGCTTACACTGACACCACAGACTGCACTAGGCACACTCGTGAGGCTCATGGTCACTGTAGGGCTGCTAGTGCTACTAGCATCGCCGATACTCTTCGGCCACGGCTCAACCGGCGAGAGGATCGTAAACGGTGTAATGGAGGCATTCGACGTCCTGCTAATGGCGATAGGTAATACAGCATCGTTTATGCGAATCATGGGCCTGATGCTGGCGCACAGCGGCCTAATGTTCGGTTTCACCATACTAGCCTTCATAGCAGGACCAGTGCTAGGAGCTATAGCATACATACTGGGCAACCTACTAGTAATAGGTCTAGAGGCGCTAGTAGCCTATGCACACTCGCTGAGGCTGCACTTCTACGAGATGTTCAGCAAGTTCTACATGGACGGTGGCAGGCCGTACAGCCCGGTAAGAATGCCAGAGCTAGTAAAGTTGGAGATCGAGAAACGATAA
- a CDS encoding V-type ATP synthase subunit E, with amino-acid sequence MAGPTTIRLLGDPEKLADEITRKVREDIEVKVNSALEAAKKIVERSYEENLAKLEDELKKSVRNAREQLESYSAKQEVELRKRLARIRAEAVEEILGQALQQLRSRVGEDDYVEFLAKRLEEAVSRASQQSSELIVVPAESDVGAVRKALKKVKTPSGVKVELADSTVEGIGGFVLRTRDGLSLDYRLEVILASAIEEARSKIIELLFRT; translated from the coding sequence GTGGCAGGGCCCACAACCATAAGGCTGCTTGGTGATCCGGAGAAGCTTGCTGATGAGATCACTAGGAAAGTTAGAGAAGATATAGAGGTTAAGGTGAATAGTGCGCTAGAGGCGGCAAAGAAGATAGTGGAGAGATCCTATGAGGAGAACCTTGCCAAGCTCGAGGACGAGCTAAAGAAGAGTGTGAGGAACGCCAGGGAGCAGCTCGAATCTTATTCTGCTAAGCAGGAGGTAGAGCTTAGGAAGAGGCTTGCAAGGATACGTGCAGAAGCTGTCGAGGAGATTCTGGGGCAGGCGCTCCAGCAGCTCCGCAGCAGGGTAGGGGAGGATGACTACGTAGAGTTCCTCGCAAAGAGGCTCGAAGAAGCCGTTAGTAGGGCATCCCAGCAGTCGAGTGAGCTAATAGTGGTGCCTGCTGAGAGTGACGTAGGCGCTGTACGCAAGGCCCTAAAGAAGGTGAAGACTCCTAGCGGTGTCAAGGTAGAACTAGCAGACAGCACTGTTGAGGGTATTGGTGGCTTCGTTCTCCGTACGCGTGACGGCCTTTCCCTAGACTATAGGCTCGAGGTTATTCTTGCCTCTGCTATCGAGGAGGCTAGATCCAAGATAATTGAACTCCTTTTTAGAACATAA
- a CDS encoding CDC48 family AAA ATPase translates to MPSEIQLRVAEARSRDVGRKIARISRDAMAKLGVEVGDFIEIEGPRGVAVAQVWPLHPDEADRNIIRIDGFIREAIGASIGDMVTVRKAANVQPATRVVLAPTEPIRFSRDFVEYVKEYLIRKPVTRGETIIIPVLGSGLRLVVVSTQPAQFVYITEQTQLEIREEPVREDQLRRGIPRVTWEDIGDLEEAKEKIREIVELPMKHPELFKHLGIEPPKGILLYGPPGTGKTLLAKALANEIGAYFIAINGPEIMSKYYGESEQRLREIFEEAEKNAPSIIFIDEIDAIAPRREEVTGEVEKRVVAQLLTLMDGLKGRGRVIVIGATNRPEALDPALRRPGRFDREIEIRPPDKRARKEILQVHVRNMPLAEDVDLDKIAEMTHGYTGADLAALAKEAAMSALRRFIKSGKIDLNKPIPAEVLKELKVTMADFLEAMKYIQPSLIREIYIEVPEVHWDDIGGLEEAKQQLREAVEWPLKYPEVFEQMGIRPPKGILLFGPPGTGKTLLAKAAATESGANFIAVRGPEVLSKWVGESEKAIRQIFRRARQVAPTIIFFDEIDAIAPARGMRHDTSGVTDRIVNQLLTEMDGIEPLQHVVVIAATNRPDILDPALLRPGRFDRLIYVPPPDKKARLEILRIHTRKMPLADDVDLEKIAEKTEGYTGADLEAVCREAAMIAVREAFKKNKKPTTTVVKMEHFEKALKAVQPSLTPEDIRRYERLARELKRMVL, encoded by the coding sequence GTGCCTTCCGAGATTCAGCTCCGCGTTGCCGAAGCCCGTAGCAGGGATGTAGGCAGGAAGATTGCAAGGATAAGCCGCGACGCTATGGCCAAACTCGGCGTGGAGGTCGGTGACTTCATAGAGATTGAGGGACCCCGCGGCGTCGCTGTGGCGCAAGTCTGGCCTCTCCACCCGGACGAAGCCGACAGGAACATTATAAGGATCGACGGCTTCATAAGAGAAGCCATAGGCGCGAGCATAGGCGACATGGTAACAGTGAGAAAGGCCGCCAACGTGCAGCCCGCGACGAGGGTCGTTCTGGCACCAACCGAGCCTATACGCTTCAGCAGGGACTTCGTAGAATACGTGAAGGAGTACCTCATAAGGAAGCCTGTCACCAGAGGCGAGACAATCATCATCCCGGTGCTCGGCAGCGGGCTACGACTAGTAGTAGTCTCGACCCAGCCAGCACAGTTCGTCTACATAACTGAGCAGACACAGCTCGAGATACGCGAAGAACCTGTACGCGAGGATCAACTACGCCGCGGTATTCCACGGGTAACCTGGGAGGACATCGGCGACCTAGAGGAGGCCAAGGAGAAGATAAGAGAGATAGTAGAGCTCCCAATGAAGCACCCGGAGCTATTCAAGCACCTAGGCATCGAGCCGCCTAAGGGTATACTCCTCTATGGCCCGCCTGGCACCGGTAAGACACTGCTAGCGAAGGCGCTCGCCAACGAGATTGGTGCATACTTCATAGCTATTAATGGCCCGGAGATTATGAGCAAGTATTATGGCGAGAGCGAGCAGAGGCTAAGAGAGATATTCGAGGAAGCTGAGAAGAACGCGCCAAGCATCATATTCATAGACGAGATAGACGCGATAGCGCCACGCCGTGAGGAGGTCACCGGCGAGGTCGAAAAGCGCGTAGTAGCACAGCTACTAACCCTCATGGATGGCCTGAAGGGCCGTGGCCGCGTCATAGTGATAGGCGCTACTAACCGGCCAGAGGCGCTAGACCCCGCACTCCGTAGACCGGGCCGCTTCGACCGCGAGATAGAGATACGGCCGCCAGACAAGAGGGCCCGCAAGGAGATACTCCAGGTACACGTTCGCAACATGCCTCTCGCCGAGGACGTAGACCTCGACAAGATCGCTGAGATGACGCACGGCTACACTGGCGCCGACCTAGCAGCACTAGCCAAGGAGGCCGCTATGAGCGCGCTCCGGAGGTTCATCAAGAGTGGTAAGATAGACCTTAACAAGCCGATACCCGCTGAGGTGCTCAAGGAGCTAAAGGTGACTATGGCTGACTTCCTGGAGGCGATGAAGTACATCCAGCCTAGCCTGATAAGAGAGATCTACATCGAGGTCCCGGAGGTCCACTGGGACGACATAGGCGGTCTTGAGGAGGCTAAGCAGCAGCTCCGCGAGGCCGTCGAGTGGCCGCTGAAGTACCCAGAGGTCTTCGAGCAAATGGGCATCAGGCCGCCTAAGGGTATCCTGCTCTTTGGCCCGCCTGGCACCGGTAAGACGCTGCTAGCCAAGGCTGCTGCCACGGAGAGCGGAGCCAACTTCATCGCGGTACGCGGCCCCGAGGTGCTAAGCAAGTGGGTAGGCGAAAGCGAGAAGGCTATCCGCCAGATATTCCGGCGCGCACGCCAGGTAGCACCGACCATCATATTCTTCGACGAGATAGACGCGATAGCACCGGCGCGCGGCATGAGGCACGATACTAGCGGTGTCACAGACCGTATAGTCAACCAGCTGCTAACAGAGATGGATGGCATCGAGCCGCTACAGCATGTGGTCGTGATAGCTGCTACGAATAGGCCGGACATACTCGACCCAGCACTGCTCCGGCCAGGCCGGTTCGACAGGCTCATCTACGTACCGCCGCCAGACAAGAAGGCTCGTCTAGAGATACTCCGGATACACACCAGGAAGATGCCGCTAGCAGACGACGTAGACCTGGAGAAGATCGCGGAGAAGACTGAGGGCTACACTGGCGCAGACCTGGAAGCCGTCTGCCGCGAGGCAGCGATGATAGCTGTGAGAGAGGCCTTCAAGAAGAACAAGAAGCCTACCACGACGGTGGTAAAGATGGAGCACTTCGAGAAGGCGCTGAAGGCTGTACAGCCTAGCCTCACACCAGAGGATATAAGGCGGTACGAGAGACTCGCAAGAGAGCTCAAGAGAATGGTACTCTAA
- a CDS encoding ATP synthase subunit A, which yields MPVKGRIIRVAGPLVVAEGMQGVQMYEMVEVGEERLVGEVNRIVGDKAYIQVYETTTGLKPGEPVYGTGSPLSVELGPGIIGKIYDGIQRPLDAIRDKTQSIFIRRGVKVPALDRSKKWHFKPSGLRVGDKVSGGDVLGEVPETPLVTHRVLVPPDVHGVLRWIAPEGEYTIEEPIAEVETADGKKIEIKMYHKWPVRKPRPILEKFEPVEPLITGLRVIDTMFPMAKGGTGAIPGPFGSGKTVTLQSLAKWSSAKIVIYIGCGERGNEMTEVLESFPKLKDPWTGRPMMERTVLIANTSNMPVAAREASIYTGITIAEYYRDMGYDTLLVADSTSRWAEALREIAGRLEEMPAEEGYPSYLASRLAEFYSRAGRVRVPGKPERIGSVTVVGAVSPPGGDFTEPVTANTKRFIRVFWALDAKLAYSRHYPAINWLLSYSAYVDTVAKWWHENVSPKWREYRDLAYELLLREDELRDIVRLVGTEGLSEKDKLILEVARIIREGFLQQNAFDKIDAFATPQKQWKQLETIIEFYHAALDAIQHGVTVKEIREKLADKIRAFIMARYNVPNDKIEEIDKIKQELLKGIEELVKKHGGAAALAQTA from the coding sequence ATGCCTGTGAAGGGCAGGATCATACGGGTTGCTGGCCCACTCGTAGTAGCCGAGGGTATGCAGGGCGTACAGATGTACGAAATGGTCGAGGTCGGCGAGGAGAGGCTAGTAGGCGAGGTAAACAGGATTGTAGGCGACAAGGCCTACATCCAGGTCTACGAGACGACGACCGGACTGAAGCCTGGCGAGCCCGTCTACGGCACAGGTTCGCCTCTGAGTGTCGAGCTAGGCCCAGGCATTATAGGCAAGATATATGATGGTATCCAGAGGCCGCTCGACGCCATAAGGGACAAGACCCAGAGCATATTCATACGTAGAGGTGTAAAGGTCCCGGCGCTCGATAGGAGCAAAAAGTGGCACTTCAAGCCCTCTGGTCTCCGCGTGGGAGACAAGGTCTCCGGCGGCGATGTGCTAGGCGAGGTACCGGAAACGCCACTGGTTACTCACAGAGTTCTCGTGCCTCCGGACGTGCACGGTGTGCTGCGCTGGATAGCACCAGAGGGCGAGTACACCATAGAGGAGCCTATAGCCGAAGTCGAGACGGCTGACGGCAAGAAGATAGAGATAAAGATGTACCACAAGTGGCCTGTCCGTAAGCCTAGGCCCATACTGGAGAAGTTCGAGCCTGTAGAGCCTCTCATCACCGGTCTACGTGTAATAGACACTATGTTCCCCATGGCGAAGGGTGGTACAGGCGCTATACCAGGACCCTTCGGCAGCGGTAAGACGGTCACCCTACAGAGCCTCGCTAAGTGGAGCTCCGCTAAGATCGTCATCTACATTGGCTGTGGTGAGCGAGGCAACGAGATGACCGAGGTACTAGAGTCGTTCCCCAAGCTCAAGGACCCGTGGACCGGAAGGCCCATGATGGAGCGTACAGTGCTCATAGCTAACACTAGCAACATGCCCGTAGCAGCCCGTGAGGCAAGCATATACACCGGCATAACCATAGCCGAGTACTACCGCGACATGGGCTACGACACTCTACTCGTGGCAGACTCTACGAGCCGCTGGGCCGAGGCTCTACGTGAGATAGCTGGCCGTCTAGAGGAGATGCCCGCTGAGGAGGGCTACCCGAGCTACCTAGCCTCGAGGCTAGCCGAGTTCTACAGCCGTGCAGGCCGTGTACGTGTACCAGGTAAGCCTGAGCGTATCGGCAGCGTAACAGTGGTAGGCGCCGTATCCCCGCCGGGCGGCGACTTCACAGAGCCAGTCACAGCCAACACTAAGCGCTTCATACGAGTATTCTGGGCCCTTGACGCTAAGCTAGCCTACAGCAGGCACTACCCGGCAATCAACTGGCTGCTAAGCTACTCCGCCTACGTAGACACGGTAGCTAAGTGGTGGCACGAGAACGTAAGCCCCAAGTGGCGCGAGTACAGAGACCTAGCCTATGAGCTACTACTCCGTGAGGACGAGCTAAGAGACATCGTGAGGCTAGTCGGTACTGAGGGCCTCAGCGAGAAGGACAAGCTCATCCTAGAAGTAGCCCGTATAATAAGGGAGGGCTTCCTCCAGCAGAACGCCTTCGACAAGATAGACGCGTTTGCTACTCCGCAGAAGCAGTGGAAGCAGCTAGAGACAATAATAGAGTTCTACCACGCCGCGCTAGACGCGATACAGCACGGCGTCACCGTGAAGGAGATACGCGAGAAGCTTGCAGACAAGATACGCGCATTCATCATGGCGAGGTATAACGTGCCTAACGACAAGATAGAGGAGATCGATAAGATAAAGCAAGAGCTACTCAAGGGTATCGAGGAGCTAGTAAAGAAGCACGGAGGAGCCGCAGCACTCGCTCAAACAGCCTAG
- a CDS encoding cytochrome ubiquinol oxidase subunit I has product MEEVSTYTNQGLIIVFAVGAATGTASEFGLVLLWPNLTEAAGRYIYFPLYMEIFAFIMEVVFIYMLWYGWKRLPPKALALVAFLGFLGAWYSAAMIISVNSYIVAPTGIMPAYKPDGTYLYEQGYPKITVYMPKDIAALLDVPKLQAAGVEVLEDAGDSVVVAIPVRIVQQLVREAWTGVALKDSILAKGGFIDVEAASGLTMDQVRALAEKLGLPEATLAGAENPVQALLAVPVKNVLDYMLMTTVKKIGYMSVTFKSPVYPASIVHTIGSALTVAGFTAMAGYTMRLLRMPENTDPGYRRYVEKAFKFTAMFAAIVIAFQGIVSGHEMGVAVAQWNPEKLAAMEGTSEHIFSLSRTLGIEKLMAFIAYGSTEAQLPSYDAIPSDYCKCGLAGTPPVEDCRPPIMLHYVYYTKISLAMLIGLYGLLMGLVALRRDWSLADRVLNTLGLREKYPRQLLRLALVAAVAAQVVSTLGWVVREVGRKPWTIYGVMTVDVARSFNPPSTGQLVLVSLYFIVLLAALTYAVYRFIWLPGKPPKTM; this is encoded by the coding sequence CTGGAAGAGGTTAGCACATACACTAACCAAGGGCTTATCATAGTATTCGCTGTAGGTGCTGCTACGGGTACTGCTAGCGAGTTTGGCCTAGTGCTGCTCTGGCCGAATCTCACCGAGGCTGCTGGCCGCTACATCTACTTCCCGCTATACATGGAGATCTTCGCCTTCATCATGGAGGTAGTATTCATCTATATGCTGTGGTATGGATGGAAGCGTCTGCCCCCGAAGGCGCTAGCACTTGTAGCGTTCCTAGGCTTCCTTGGCGCCTGGTACAGCGCTGCTATGATTATCAGCGTCAATAGCTACATTGTTGCCCCGACCGGCATCATGCCAGCCTACAAGCCCGACGGTACTTACCTCTACGAGCAAGGCTACCCGAAGATAACTGTCTACATGCCCAAGGATATTGCAGCGCTCCTAGACGTGCCTAAGCTCCAGGCAGCCGGCGTAGAGGTGCTCGAGGACGCTGGAGACTCTGTGGTAGTAGCTATCCCGGTTAGGATAGTACAGCAGCTCGTCAGAGAGGCGTGGACTGGTGTAGCGCTAAAGGACAGTATACTCGCTAAAGGCGGGTTCATCGATGTCGAGGCGGCTAGTGGGCTTACTATGGATCAAGTTAGGGCACTTGCAGAGAAACTGGGTCTACCAGAGGCCACGCTGGCCGGCGCGGAGAACCCTGTTCAGGCTCTACTAGCTGTACCAGTGAAGAACGTGCTAGACTATATGCTGATGACTACTGTGAAGAAGATCGGCTACATGAGCGTGACCTTCAAGAGCCCCGTGTACCCGGCCAGCATAGTCCACACCATAGGCTCCGCATTGACAGTGGCTGGCTTCACCGCTATGGCCGGCTACACTATGAGGCTCCTAAGGATGCCCGAGAACACTGACCCAGGCTACCGTAGGTACGTCGAGAAGGCGTTCAAGTTCACCGCCATGTTCGCAGCCATCGTGATAGCTTTCCAGGGCATAGTGAGCGGTCACGAGATGGGCGTCGCAGTAGCCCAGTGGAACCCAGAGAAGCTCGCCGCTATGGAGGGTACTAGCGAGCACATATTCAGCCTCTCCCGGACGCTCGGCATAGAGAAGCTAATGGCCTTCATAGCCTACGGCTCTACGGAAGCACAGTTGCCAAGCTACGACGCAATACCAAGCGACTACTGTAAATGCGGGCTCGCAGGCACGCCGCCGGTAGAGGATTGCAGGCCACCGATAATGCTCCATTACGTCTACTACACGAAGATCAGCCTAGCTATGCTGATAGGTCTCTACGGGCTCCTGATGGGGCTGGTTGCTCTCCGCCGTGACTGGAGCCTAGCCGACCGGGTACTAAACACGCTAGGGCTACGGGAGAAGTATCCCCGGCAGCTGCTGAGGCTAGCGCTTGTCGCCGCTGTAGCTGCGCAGGTGGTCAGCACACTGGGCTGGGTTGTGAGGGAGGTAGGGCGGAAGCCCTGGACCATATACGGCGTGATGACTGTTGATGTTGCCCGTAGCTTTAACCCGCCGTCAACAGGGCAGCTAGTGCTAGTATCGCTGTACTTCATAGTACTGCTGGCAGCTTTGACGTATGCCGTTTACCGGTTCATATGGCTGCCAGGCAAGCCCCCGAAGACCATGTAG
- a CDS encoding cyclic 2,3-diphosphoglycerate synthase — MGAGGRDFHVFNTIFRDNPSYEVVAFTAAQIPGIEWRRYPPSLAGHRYPDGIPIYPERLLPEIVRDQAVDEVVLAYSDLTYEELGHLMSMALSTGASFRIIGPRETMIPSYKPVIAVTAVKTGAGKSSLSRALVREIKLRQLAPVVVRHPMAYGDLEARKLIVVMAPEDLTKYPLTIEEREEFEPYLDLETPLLAGVDYGLVVREAERLGDVIIWDGGNNDWPFIRPDLWVVVADALRPGMENSTFPGEVNVRMAEIAVITKASEAGEENVKRVRENLLKINPQLEIAVADLEVSVDRPELVEGKRVVVVEDSPTVTHGGAPYAAGYVAAKKLGAEVVDPRPYAVGAIKEMYQQYPHMGPVVPSTGYTREQLQSLEETLNRVPADTVIVASPARIEEMININKPVARVSYEIKVLEGPTPRDMVDRLLERHPVPEV; from the coding sequence ATGGGCGCAGGTGGCCGCGACTTCCACGTGTTCAACACCATATTCCGCGACAACCCCAGCTACGAGGTAGTCGCGTTCACGGCGGCCCAGATACCCGGGATAGAGTGGCGCCGCTACCCCCCAAGCTTAGCCGGTCACCGGTACCCCGACGGTATACCGATCTACCCCGAGCGCCTCCTCCCAGAGATAGTACGGGACCAGGCTGTAGACGAGGTAGTGCTCGCCTACAGCGACCTAACCTACGAGGAGCTAGGCCACCTTATGAGTATGGCCCTCTCTACCGGCGCGAGCTTCCGCATAATAGGGCCCCGCGAGACCATGATTCCGAGCTACAAGCCCGTGATAGCTGTCACAGCTGTGAAGACAGGGGCAGGTAAGAGCTCTCTTTCCCGGGCCCTCGTCCGGGAGATCAAGTTGCGTCAGCTAGCTCCTGTAGTGGTACGGCACCCGATGGCCTACGGCGACCTCGAGGCTAGGAAGCTCATAGTAGTAATGGCGCCGGAGGATCTCACCAAGTACCCCTTGACGATCGAGGAGAGGGAGGAGTTCGAGCCATACCTCGACCTAGAGACCCCGCTCTTAGCCGGCGTAGACTACGGCCTGGTTGTGCGGGAGGCAGAGCGGCTCGGTGACGTGATAATCTGGGACGGTGGGAACAACGACTGGCCCTTCATAAGACCGGACCTCTGGGTGGTAGTAGCTGATGCCCTCCGCCCCGGCATGGAGAACTCGACCTTCCCCGGCGAAGTCAACGTGAGAATGGCGGAGATAGCGGTAATAACAAAGGCTAGCGAGGCGGGCGAGGAGAACGTGAAGCGGGTCCGCGAGAACCTCCTAAAGATAAACCCGCAGCTAGAGATAGCAGTAGCAGACCTAGAGGTCAGCGTAGACCGCCCCGAGCTAGTAGAGGGCAAAAGGGTGGTAGTCGTAGAGGATTCGCCCACAGTCACCCACGGTGGTGCACCATATGCTGCAGGCTATGTAGCGGCGAAGAAGCTAGGCGCTGAAGTAGTTGACCCGAGGCCCTATGCAGTGGGCGCGATCAAGGAGATGTACCAGCAGTACCCCCATATGGGCCCCGTAGTACCTTCAACAGGGTACACTAGGGAGCAACTTCAGAGCCTAGAGGAGACCCTCAACAGAGTGCCAGCAGACACAGTGATCGTGGCGAGCCCTGCCCGGATAGAAGAGATGATAAACATAAACAAGCCTGTAGCACGGGTAAGCTACGAGATAAAGGTGTTAGAAGGTCCGACACCGAGGGACATGGTTGATAGACTTCTAGAACGCCACCCAGTTCCCGAAGTCTAG
- a CDS encoding V-type ATP synthase subunit F, producing MAAKHVVVIADPYTVYAFRLLGAEGYAVSSPEEVAKVIEELVPREDIGLVLLSAEYYDEAREAIEKFRRVHGDVVVARLPTVREPGKPMDVQKELLKALGMG from the coding sequence TTGGCGGCGAAGCATGTTGTCGTAATAGCTGATCCTTATACTGTCTATGCATTTCGCCTGCTAGGCGCGGAGGGCTATGCGGTAAGCTCTCCAGAAGAGGTAGCCAAGGTAATTGAGGAACTCGTTCCGCGCGAGGATATAGGTCTTGTTCTACTCTCTGCGGAGTATTACGATGAGGCACGTGAAGCTATAGAGAAGTTCCGGCGGGTGCATGGTGATGTCGTGGTCGCCCGGCTCCCTACGGTCCGTGAGCCCGGCAAGCCCATGGACGTACAAAAGGAGCTGCTAAAAGCCCTGGGCATGGGGTGA